The following are from one region of the Rissa tridactyla isolate bRisTri1 chromosome 10, bRisTri1.patW.cur.20221130, whole genome shotgun sequence genome:
- the LOC128915688 gene encoding high mobility group protein HMGI-C-like — protein sequence MSNERPVNPSSSTLTEGLKRKRGRPKKQPQEEAVGPLPAKKPRGRPKGSKKVTTVSGQTVEPSGKRPRGRPRKWPQLVVQEGVSQEGNPQGSSDLNLNSAPATQGVTGKDGSRPGKTTGVRRSLSNIPATAQ from the exons ATGAGCAACGAGAGGCCGGTGAACCCCAGCTCATCTACACTGACCGAGGGCCTgaagagaaagaggggaagaCCAAAGAAGCAGCCCCAG GAGGAGGCTGTAGGACCATTGCCAGCGAAGAAACCACGAGGAAGGCCAAAAGGAAGCAAGAAGGTGACTACTGTATCTGGACAAACG GTAGAACCTTCTGGGAAAAGGCCAAGAGGGAGGCCTCGCAAGTGG CCTCAACTAGTGGTCCAAGAAGGAGTGTCTCAGGAAGGAAATCCTCAGGGAAGCAGTGACTTGAATTTGAACTCAGCGCCAGCCACCCAAG GCGTCACTGGAAAAGATGGTTCCAGGCCCGGCAAAACTACTGGTGTTAGGAGATCTCTGAGCAACATCCCTGCCACAGCTCAGTAG